The following are from one region of the Jeongeupia sp. USM3 genome:
- the ftsH gene encoding ATP-dependent zinc metalloprotease FtsH gives MNNLGKNIAIWLIIGLVLMTVFNQFTKRQETSNQIAYSQFMADVEGNRIASIEIEGNPLRGQWIRGQRTDGSKFSTLAPFDFRLVDTLIKHDVKFAAKAEEEPSLLMSIFINWFPMLLLIGVWIFFMRQMQGGGKGGAFSFGKSRARMLDEGTNAVTFADVAGCDEAKQDVAEIVDYLRDPSKYQSLGGRMPRGILMVGSPGTGKTLLAKAIAGEAKVPFFSISGSDFVEMFVGVGAARVRDMFENAKKNAPCIIFIDEIDAVGRQRGAGLGGGNDEREQTLNQMLVEMDGFEGNSGIIVIAATNRPDVLDPALLRPGRFDRQVVVPLPDIRGREQILGVHMRKVPIANDVDASVLARGTPGFSGADLANLVNEAALFAARRSKRLVDMDDFESAKDKIMMGAERRNMAMSEDEKKNTAYHESGHAVVAKLLPKSDPVHKVTIIPRGRALGVTMQLPEEDRYAYDRGYLLDRIAILFGGRIAEELFMNQMTTGASNDFERATQMARDMVTRYGMSDRLGPMVYGENEGEVFLGRSVTTHKNLSETTMQQVDGEIRRIIDEQYALARRLLDENRDKVEAMTKALLEWETIDAEQINDIMAGIEPRPPKNPPAPKLSLPSDDKPSGDAPAATTTPAAES, from the coding sequence GTGAACAATCTCGGCAAGAACATCGCCATCTGGCTGATCATCGGTCTCGTGCTGATGACGGTCTTCAACCAATTCACCAAGCGGCAGGAAACGTCGAACCAGATTGCGTACTCGCAATTCATGGCCGACGTCGAGGGCAACCGCATCGCGTCGATCGAGATCGAGGGCAATCCGCTGCGCGGCCAGTGGATCCGCGGCCAGCGCACCGACGGCAGCAAGTTCTCGACACTGGCGCCGTTCGATTTCCGCCTCGTCGACACCTTGATCAAGCACGACGTCAAGTTTGCCGCCAAGGCCGAGGAAGAGCCGAGCCTGCTGATGAGCATCTTCATCAACTGGTTCCCGATGCTGCTGCTGATCGGCGTGTGGATCTTCTTCATGCGGCAGATGCAGGGCGGCGGCAAGGGCGGGGCGTTCAGCTTCGGCAAGAGCCGCGCCCGCATGCTCGACGAAGGCACCAATGCGGTGACGTTCGCCGACGTTGCCGGTTGCGACGAAGCCAAGCAGGACGTGGCCGAAATCGTCGACTACCTGCGCGACCCGAGCAAGTACCAGAGCCTCGGCGGCCGCATGCCGCGCGGCATCCTGATGGTCGGCTCGCCGGGTACCGGCAAGACCCTGCTCGCCAAGGCGATCGCCGGCGAGGCCAAGGTGCCGTTCTTCTCGATCTCGGGTTCGGACTTCGTCGAGATGTTCGTCGGCGTCGGCGCAGCCCGCGTTCGCGACATGTTCGAGAACGCCAAGAAGAATGCACCGTGCATCATCTTCATCGACGAAATCGACGCGGTCGGCCGCCAGCGTGGCGCCGGTCTCGGCGGCGGCAACGACGAGCGCGAGCAGACGCTGAACCAGATGCTGGTCGAGATGGACGGCTTCGAGGGCAACTCGGGCATCATCGTCATCGCCGCGACCAACCGTCCGGACGTGCTCGACCCGGCGCTGCTGCGTCCGGGCCGCTTCGACCGTCAGGTCGTCGTGCCGCTGCCGGACATCCGCGGCCGCGAACAGATCCTCGGCGTGCACATGCGCAAGGTGCCGATCGCCAACGACGTCGATGCGTCGGTGCTGGCACGCGGCACGCCGGGCTTCTCCGGTGCCGACCTCGCCAACCTCGTCAACGAAGCGGCGCTGTTCGCCGCGCGCCGCAGCAAGCGCCTGGTCGACATGGACGACTTCGAGTCGGCCAAGGACAAGATCATGATGGGCGCCGAGCGCCGCAATATGGCGATGAGCGAGGACGAGAAAAAGAACACCGCCTACCACGAGTCCGGCCATGCGGTCGTAGCCAAGCTGCTGCCGAAGTCCGATCCGGTGCACAAGGTCACGATCATTCCGCGCGGCCGTGCGCTGGGCGTGACGATGCAGCTGCCGGAAGAGGACCGCTACGCCTACGACCGCGGTTACCTGCTCGACCGGATCGCGATCCTGTTCGGTGGCCGGATTGCCGAAGAGCTGTTCATGAACCAGATGACGACCGGCGCGAGCAACGACTTCGAGCGTGCGACGCAGATGGCGCGAGACATGGTCACCCGCTACGGCATGAGCGATCGTCTCGGCCCGATGGTGTACGGCGAGAACGAGGGCGAGGTTTTCCTCGGCCGCTCGGTCACGACGCACAAGAACCTGTCGGAAACGACGATGCAGCAGGTCGACGGCGAAATCCGCAGGATCATCGACGAACAGTACGCGCTGGCGCGCCGTCTGCTCGACGAGAACCGCGACAAGGTCGAGGCAATGACCAAGGCCTTGCTCGAGTGGGAAACCATCGACGCCGAGCAGATCAACGACATCATGGCCGGCATCGAGCCGCGTCCGCCGAAGAATCCGCCGGCACCGAAGCTGTCGCTGCCGTCGGACGACAAGCCGAGCGGCGACGCACCGGCGGCGACGACGACGCCGGCCGCCGAGAGCTGA
- the folP gene encoding dihydropteroate synthase produces the protein MSELHCGRFRLALDRPLVMGIVNVTPDSFSDGGRYDSVAKAVAQAERLVDDGADILDIGGESTRPGAVRVPDDEEVRRVVPVLQALQSLNVPLSIDTCKAAVMRAALDAGVDLVNDIAALEADGALELVARSQAAVCLMHKQGEPQSMQAAPHYDDVASEVEAYLAGRRDAALAAGIDAQRLLLDPGFGFGKAFEHNVALFRSLAGQAARLGAPLLVGVSRKTMLGTITGRSVPSERVSASVAAALLAAQAGAAVIRVHDVRETVDAIRVWRALK, from the coding sequence ATGTCCGAACTGCACTGCGGCCGTTTCCGGCTGGCCCTCGACCGACCGCTCGTCATGGGCATCGTCAACGTGACGCCCGATTCGTTCTCCGACGGCGGCCGCTACGACTCGGTCGCCAAGGCCGTTGCGCAGGCCGAGCGGCTGGTCGATGACGGCGCCGACATCCTCGACATCGGCGGCGAGTCGACCCGTCCCGGTGCGGTGCGCGTTCCCGACGACGAGGAGGTGCGGCGCGTGGTGCCGGTGCTGCAGGCGCTGCAGAGCCTGAACGTGCCGCTGTCGATCGACACCTGCAAGGCCGCGGTGATGCGCGCGGCGCTCGACGCCGGTGTCGATCTCGTCAATGACATTGCCGCGCTCGAGGCCGACGGCGCGCTTGAGCTTGTCGCGCGGTCGCAGGCGGCGGTGTGCCTGATGCACAAGCAGGGCGAGCCGCAGAGCATGCAGGCCGCACCGCATTACGACGACGTGGCTTCCGAGGTCGAGGCGTATCTGGCCGGACGTCGCGACGCCGCGCTCGCGGCCGGGATCGATGCGCAGCGGTTGCTGCTCGACCCGGGTTTCGGTTTCGGCAAGGCCTTCGAGCACAATGTCGCGCTGTTCCGCTCGCTGGCCGGGCAGGCCGCGCGGCTGGGTGCGCCGCTGCTCGTCGGCGTGTCGCGCAAGACAATGCTCGGAACCATTACCGGCCGCAGCGTGCCGTCCGAGCGCGTCAGCGCCAGCGTTGCTGCGGCCCTGCTCGCTGCGCAGGCCGGTGCAGCGGTGATCCGCGTCCACGACGTCAGGGAAACAGTGGATGCGATCAGGGTCTGGCGCGCCCTAAAATGA
- the glmM gene encoding phosphoglucosamine mutase, giving the protein MARKYFGTDGVRGLVGEYPITPDFAMKLGYAAGKVLAAAEKRQTGDHAAVLIGKDTRVSGYMLEAALQAGLNAAGVDVYLTGPLPTPGVAYLTRALRLSAGVVISASHNPYYDNGIKFFGAGGKKLPDDVELAIEAAIDEIQPCVGPKALGKAKRVGDAVGRYVEFCKSTFPNEFDLRGLKLVVDCAHGATYQVAPFVFHELGAEVITIGDKPNGYNINEEVGATHVEAIRKKVLAEGADYGIALDGDGDRLIMIDGDGSVIDGDMLLYVLARYRQDRGTLGGGVVGTLMTNLGVENALEERGIPFVRAKVGDRYVLEQLAEHGWLLGGEGSGHLLSLDRHSTGDGIVSALQVLEALIEQGRPLASIRAELTLSSQVLKNVRIAKGFDHSASAAIRAAVAKAEAAMGKDGRVLLRASGTEPLIRVMVEHVEAAVASEWAERIAAAVVAEAAAEE; this is encoded by the coding sequence ATGGCTAGAAAATACTTCGGCACCGACGGTGTTCGCGGCCTGGTCGGCGAATACCCGATCACCCCCGATTTCGCGATGAAGCTCGGTTACGCGGCCGGCAAGGTGCTCGCCGCGGCCGAAAAGCGCCAGACCGGCGACCATGCCGCCGTGCTGATCGGCAAGGACACGCGCGTCTCGGGCTACATGCTCGAGGCGGCGCTGCAGGCGGGGCTCAACGCCGCCGGCGTCGACGTCTACCTGACCGGTCCGCTGCCGACGCCCGGCGTCGCCTACCTGACGCGTGCGCTGCGGTTGTCGGCCGGCGTGGTGATTTCCGCGTCACACAATCCGTACTACGACAACGGGATCAAGTTCTTCGGCGCCGGGGGCAAGAAGCTGCCCGATGACGTCGAACTGGCGATCGAGGCGGCGATCGACGAAATCCAGCCCTGCGTCGGTCCCAAGGCGCTGGGCAAGGCCAAGCGCGTCGGCGATGCCGTCGGCCGCTATGTCGAGTTCTGCAAGTCGACCTTCCCGAACGAGTTCGATCTGCGCGGCCTGAAGCTGGTCGTCGACTGCGCGCACGGCGCGACCTATCAGGTGGCGCCGTTCGTGTTCCACGAGCTCGGTGCCGAAGTGATCACGATCGGCGACAAGCCGAACGGCTACAACATCAACGAGGAGGTCGGTGCAACCCACGTCGAAGCGATCCGCAAGAAGGTGCTGGCCGAAGGCGCCGACTACGGCATTGCGCTCGACGGTGATGGCGACCGGCTGATCATGATCGACGGCGACGGTTCGGTCATCGACGGCGACATGCTGCTGTACGTGCTGGCACGTTACCGCCAGGACCGCGGTACGCTCGGCGGCGGCGTGGTCGGTACGCTGATGACCAATCTCGGCGTCGAGAACGCGCTGGAAGAACGCGGCATTCCGTTCGTGCGCGCCAAGGTCGGCGACCGTTATGTGCTCGAGCAGCTCGCCGAGCACGGCTGGCTGCTCGGTGGCGAGGGTTCCGGCCACTTGCTGAGCCTTGACCGGCACTCGACCGGCGACGGCATCGTCTCGGCGCTGCAGGTACTCGAGGCGCTGATCGAGCAGGGCAGGCCGCTGGCTTCGATCCGTGCCGAACTGACGCTTTCCAGCCAGGTGCTGAAGAACGTGCGGATTGCCAAGGGCTTCGACCACAGCGCGTCGGCGGCGATCAGGGCGGCTGTCGCCAAGGCCGAGGCCGCAATGGGCAAGGACGGCCGGGTGCTGTTGCGCGCATCGGGCACCGAGCCGCTGATCCGGGTGATGGTCGAACACGTCGAAGCGGCGGTCGCGTCGGAATGGGCCGAACGCATCGCTGCGGCGGTCGTGGCCGAAGCCGCTGCCGAAGAGTGA
- the pstB gene encoding phosphate ABC transporter ATP-binding protein PstB: MTQSLTPKLAVKNLNFYYGNFHALKDINLDIREGKVTAFIGPSGCGKSTLLRTFNRMYGLYPKLRAEGEIVMNGRNILDSGVDLNMLRAKVGMVFQKPTPFPMSIYDNIAFGVKLYESLSKSEMDDRVEWALQKAALWKEVQDKLKQSGLGLSGGQQQRLCIARAVAVKPEVLLLDEPTSALDPISTAHIEELVHELKQDYTIAIVTHNMQQAARVSDYTAYMYLGELIEVGETDSIFTTPKKKATEDYITGKFG, encoded by the coding sequence ATGACTCAATCCCTGACCCCGAAGCTGGCCGTCAAGAACCTCAACTTCTACTACGGCAATTTCCATGCGCTGAAGGACATCAACCTCGACATCCGCGAAGGCAAGGTCACCGCCTTCATCGGCCCGTCGGGCTGCGGCAAGTCGACGCTGCTGCGCACTTTCAACCGCATGTACGGGCTGTACCCGAAGCTGCGCGCCGAAGGCGAGATCGTGATGAACGGCCGCAATATTCTCGACAGCGGCGTCGATCTGAACATGCTGCGCGCCAAGGTCGGCATGGTGTTCCAGAAGCCGACCCCGTTCCCGATGTCGATCTACGACAACATCGCTTTCGGCGTGAAGCTGTACGAGAGCCTGAGCAAGTCCGAGATGGACGATCGCGTCGAATGGGCGCTGCAGAAGGCCGCACTGTGGAAGGAAGTACAGGACAAGCTCAAGCAGTCGGGCCTGGGCCTGTCGGGCGGCCAGCAGCAGCGGCTGTGCATCGCCCGCGCCGTCGCGGTCAAGCCCGAGGTGCTGCTGCTCGACGAACCGACGTCGGCGCTCGACCCGATCTCGACCGCGCACATCGAGGAGCTGGTGCACGAACTCAAGCAGGACTACACGATCGCCATCGTCACCCACAATATGCAGCAGGCCGCACGCGTCTCGGACTACACCGCCTACATGTACCTCGGCGAGCTGATCGAGGTCGGCGAAACCGACAGCATCTTCACCACGCCGAAGAAAAAAGCGACCGAAGACTACATCACCGGCAAGTTCGGCTAA
- the pstA gene encoding phosphate ABC transporter permease PstA, producing the protein MNLYFRRRLVNKLSLTLSLGAMAFGLFWLLWILYTLFSNGLPGLAPLLFTQTTPAPGSAGGLANAIVGSLAMSAVGVAIGTPIGILAGTYLAEFGERGWLAPSTRFINDILLSAPSIVIGLFIYDVYVAQVGHFSGWAGAFALSLLVIPVVVRTTENMLRLVPNTMREAAYALGAPQWKMVLQISLRAAKAGVVTGILLAVARIVGETAPLLFTALNNQFYSNMNQPMANLPVVIFQFAMSPYEDWHTLAWAGALLIGLFVLSLNIIARILVRPAKSH; encoded by the coding sequence ATGAACCTCTATTTCCGCCGCCGGCTGGTCAACAAGCTGAGCCTGACGCTGTCGCTGGGCGCAATGGCCTTCGGCCTGTTCTGGCTGCTCTGGATTCTCTACACGCTGTTCAGCAACGGCCTCCCCGGCCTGGCACCGCTGCTGTTCACCCAAACCACCCCGGCACCGGGCAGCGCCGGCGGCCTTGCCAACGCCATCGTCGGCAGTCTGGCGATGTCGGCGGTCGGCGTCGCGATCGGCACGCCGATCGGCATCCTCGCCGGCACCTATCTCGCCGAGTTCGGCGAACGCGGCTGGCTGGCCCCCTCGACCCGCTTCATCAACGACATCCTGCTGTCGGCGCCGTCGATCGTCATCGGCCTGTTCATCTACGACGTCTATGTCGCGCAGGTCGGCCACTTCTCCGGCTGGGCCGGCGCCTTCGCGCTGTCGCTGCTGGTCATCCCGGTCGTCGTCCGGACGACCGAGAACATGCTGCGCCTCGTGCCCAACACCATGCGCGAAGCCGCGTATGCACTCGGCGCCCCGCAATGGAAGATGGTGCTGCAGATCAGCCTGCGCGCGGCCAAGGCCGGCGTCGTCACCGGCATCCTGCTGGCGGTGGCGCGCATCGTCGGCGAAACCGCACCGCTGTTGTTCACCGCGCTGAACAACCAGTTCTACTCGAACATGAACCAGCCGATGGCCAACCTGCCGGTGGTGATCTTCCAGTTCGCAATGAGCCCGTACGAAGACTGGCACACGCTGGCCTGGGCCGGCGCACTGCTGATCGGCCTGTTCGTGCTTTCGCTCAACATCATCGCGCGCATCCTCGTCCGCCCGGCGAAGTCGCACTGA
- the pstC gene encoding phosphate ABC transporter permease subunit PstC translates to MTPQELRLKRQALQDTIFRGSTRFFAFLVLALLAAIILSLIHGAWPSIKAFGVTFITGSDWNPVTEQFGGWNSIKGTLLSSFIALLIGVPVSFGIAIFLTELSPTWLRRPLGIAIELLAGVPSIIFGMWGLFIFAPWFADNIQPWLTEHTAGIPMIGWLFQGPPMGIGMFTAGLILSVMVIPYIASVMRDVFEVVPPMLKESAYGLGSTTWEVVWNVVLPYTRHGVIGGIMLGLGRALGETMAVTFVIGNSHKAIGSLFDPGTSIAATLANEFTEATGELHTASLINLGLLLFLITFVVLVLSKLMLLRLQKGDGANT, encoded by the coding sequence ATGACGCCCCAAGAGTTACGGCTGAAGCGGCAAGCGCTGCAGGACACGATATTTCGCGGCTCGACCCGCTTTTTTGCCTTTCTGGTGCTGGCCCTGCTGGCCGCCATCATCCTTTCGCTGATCCACGGCGCCTGGCCGAGCATCAAGGCCTTCGGCGTCACGTTCATCACCGGCAGCGACTGGAATCCGGTGACCGAACAGTTCGGCGGCTGGAACTCGATCAAGGGTACGTTGCTGTCGTCGTTCATCGCCCTGCTGATCGGCGTGCCGGTCAGCTTCGGCATCGCGATCTTCCTGACCGAACTCTCGCCGACCTGGTTGCGCCGGCCGCTCGGCATCGCGATCGAACTGCTTGCCGGCGTGCCGTCGATCATCTTCGGCATGTGGGGCCTGTTCATTTTTGCACCGTGGTTTGCCGACAACATCCAGCCGTGGCTGACCGAGCACACCGCCGGCATTCCGATGATCGGCTGGCTGTTCCAGGGGCCGCCGATGGGCATCGGCATGTTTACCGCCGGGCTGATCCTGTCGGTCATGGTGATTCCGTACATCGCATCGGTGATGCGTGACGTGTTCGAGGTCGTGCCGCCGATGCTCAAGGAATCGGCCTACGGCCTCGGCAGCACGACGTGGGAAGTCGTCTGGAACGTCGTCCTCCCCTATACCCGCCATGGCGTGATCGGCGGCATCATGCTCGGCCTTGGCCGCGCGCTCGGCGAGACAATGGCCGTCACCTTCGTGATCGGCAACTCGCACAAGGCGATCGGGTCGCTGTTCGATCCGGGCACGTCGATTGCCGCGACGCTGGCCAACGAATTCACCGAGGCCACCGGCGAGCTGCACACCGCCTCGCTGATCAACCTCGGCCTGCTGCTGTTCCTGATCACCTTCGTCGTCCTCGTGCTCTCCAAGCTGATGCTGTTGCGGCTGCAGAAGGGCGACGGCGCAAACACCTGA
- the pstS gene encoding phosphate ABC transporter substrate-binding protein PstS has translation MTFGRKLLVGFGIAAGLFTAYASAADITGAGATFPYPLYAKWAEQYKSKTGVGMNYQSIGSGGGIKQIQAKTVDFGASDKPLKAEELDKAGLVQFPTVMGGVVPVVNIEGVKGGELKLSPAVLADLFLGKIKKWNDPAIAKLNPGVKLPDQGVTIVHRADGSGTTWIFTNYLSKVSAEWKDKVGNDASVQWPAGVGGKGNEGVAQYVQRIKGAIGYVEYAYAKQNKMGYTQLQNKAGAFVQPDDVTFKAAAASADWKGTPGFGVVLTDQAGKDSWPITGATFILMQKKQDKPVNGVEVLKFFDWAYKDGDKMSADMDYVPMPASVKDVIRGSWKQISDAGNAPIWK, from the coding sequence ATGACGTTTGGGCGCAAATTGCTCGTCGGCTTCGGCATCGCAGCAGGTCTGTTCACGGCGTATGCTAGCGCCGCCGACATCACCGGCGCCGGTGCGACTTTCCCGTACCCGCTGTACGCGAAATGGGCCGAACAGTACAAGAGCAAGACCGGCGTCGGTATGAACTACCAGTCGATCGGTTCGGGCGGCGGCATCAAACAGATTCAGGCCAAGACCGTCGACTTCGGCGCCTCGGACAAACCGCTGAAGGCCGAAGAGCTCGACAAGGCCGGCCTGGTGCAGTTTCCGACCGTGATGGGCGGCGTCGTGCCGGTCGTCAACATCGAAGGCGTCAAGGGCGGCGAACTCAAGCTGTCCCCGGCCGTACTCGCCGACCTGTTTCTCGGCAAGATCAAGAAGTGGAACGACCCGGCAATCGCCAAGCTGAACCCGGGCGTGAAGCTGCCGGATCAGGGCGTGACCATCGTTCACCGCGCTGACGGCTCCGGCACCACCTGGATCTTCACCAACTACCTGAGCAAGGTTTCGGCCGAGTGGAAGGACAAGGTCGGCAACGACGCGTCGGTCCAGTGGCCGGCCGGTGTCGGCGGCAAGGGCAACGAAGGCGTCGCCCAGTACGTCCAGCGCATCAAGGGCGCGATCGGCTATGTCGAGTACGCGTATGCCAAGCAGAACAAGATGGGCTACACCCAGCTGCAGAACAAGGCCGGTGCCTTCGTTCAGCCGGACGACGTGACCTTCAAGGCCGCCGCTGCCAGCGCCGACTGGAAGGGTACGCCGGGCTTCGGCGTGGTGCTGACCGACCAGGCCGGCAAGGATTCGTGGCCGATCACCGGCGCGACCTTCATCCTGATGCAGAAGAAGCAGGACAAGCCGGTCAACGGCGTCGAAGTGCTGAAGTTCTTCGACTGGGCATACAAGGACGGCGACAAGATGTCGGCCGACATGGACTACGTGCCGATGCCGGCTTCGGTCAAGGACGTGATCCGCGGCTCGTGGAAGCAGATCTCCGACGCCGGCAACGCGCCGATCTGGAAGTAA
- the tpiA gene encoding triose-phosphate isomerase, translated as MARKQVIGNWKMHGSIGQIRSVLSEVSRAELGANVSVCVAYPYLGLAKTLLKDTAVQVGAQDVCEFHIGAYTGEVSAAMLADVGCELVIVGHSERRRYFGETSETAARKVRATLDAGLLPVYCVGETAEQRESGIAHQVIAEELQVLAGVPTSLYAVAYEPSWAVGTGVIATPEQIAEMHAFIKQTLDVRTRVLYGGSVKASNTAQVLAVDGVDGVLVGGAALSASEFLEICRIAG; from the coding sequence ATGGCCAGGAAGCAAGTCATCGGCAACTGGAAGATGCACGGCAGCATCGGGCAGATCCGCTCGGTTCTGTCCGAGGTGTCGCGGGCCGAGCTCGGGGCCAACGTTTCGGTCTGTGTCGCTTACCCGTATCTCGGGCTGGCCAAGACCTTGCTGAAGGACACCGCCGTGCAGGTCGGCGCGCAGGATGTGTGCGAGTTCCACATTGGCGCCTATACCGGCGAGGTGTCGGCGGCGATGCTGGCCGATGTCGGTTGCGAGCTGGTGATCGTCGGGCATTCGGAGCGGCGCCGTTATTTCGGCGAGACGAGTGAAACCGCCGCGCGCAAGGTCAGGGCGACGCTCGATGCCGGCCTGTTGCCGGTATACTGCGTCGGCGAAACTGCCGAGCAGCGCGAAAGCGGCATTGCCCATCAGGTGATTGCCGAGGAATTGCAGGTGCTGGCCGGCGTGCCGACCAGCCTCTATGCGGTGGCTTACGAGCCGTCGTGGGCGGTCGGGACCGGCGTGATTGCCACGCCGGAGCAGATCGCAGAAATGCACGCGTTCATCAAGCAGACGCTCGATGTGCGTACCCGGGTGTTGTACGGGGGAAGTGTCAAGGCGTCGAATACGGCGCAGGTGCTGGCAGTCGACGGGGTCGACGGCGTGCTCGTAGGTGGGGCGGCGCTGTCGGCGAGCGAGTTTCTCGAGATCTGTCGTATCGCTGGCTGA
- the secG gene encoding preprotein translocase subunit SecG has product MELIKTLVLIVNALSAIAVIVLVLMQHGKGADMGAAFGSGSAGSLFGSSGSANFLSRSTAVCATVFFASCLALVLVMTPSANKDSLGVMSGVKPVASQPAQSTQNKIPE; this is encoded by the coding sequence ATGGAACTTATCAAGACTCTGGTGCTGATCGTGAACGCGCTCTCCGCGATTGCGGTGATCGTTCTCGTGCTGATGCAGCATGGCAAGGGGGCCGACATGGGTGCGGCCTTCGGTAGCGGTTCGGCAGGCAGCCTGTTCGGCTCGTCGGGCTCCGCCAACTTCCTCAGCCGCAGCACGGCCGTGTGCGCCACTGTCTTCTTTGCTTCCTGCCTCGCGCTGGTGCTGGTCATGACCCCGTCCGCCAACAAGGATTCGCTTGGCGTGATGAGCGGCGTCAAGCCGGTGGCCAGCCAGCCTGCTCAATCCACGCAGAACAAGATTCCGGAATAA
- a CDS encoding NADH-quinone oxidoreductase subunit A has product MLENYFPILLFLIVGLLVGVAPLCLGWGVGKVLGTNKPDAEKLLPYECGFDAFEDARMQFDVRYYLVAILFILFDLEVAFLVPWALVLKDIGSFGFFSMMIFLAILVVGFVYEWMKGALEWE; this is encoded by the coding sequence ATGCTAGAGAATTACTTCCCCATTTTGCTGTTCCTGATCGTCGGCCTGCTGGTCGGTGTCGCCCCGCTGTGTCTGGGGTGGGGGGTCGGCAAAGTGCTGGGGACCAACAAACCCGATGCCGAGAAGCTCCTGCCTTACGAGTGCGGCTTCGATGCGTTCGAAGACGCCCGCATGCAGTTCGACGTCCGCTACTACCTCGTCGCGATCCTGTTCATCCTTTTCGATCTGGAAGTGGCCTTCCTGGTTCCCTGGGCGCTGGTGCTCAAGGACATCGGCAGCTTCGGCTTCTTCTCGATGATGATTTTCCTGGCCATCCTCGTCGTCGGCTTCGTCTACGAGTGGATGAAGGGTGCGCTGGAGTGGGAGTGA
- a CDS encoding NADH-quinone oxidoreductase subunit B family protein has product MEAQNLEKGFLTTTVDTVVNWTRTGSLWPMTFGLACCAVEMMHAGAARYDLDRFGIVFRPSPRQSDLMIVAGTLCNKMAPALRRVYDQMPEPRWVLSMGSCANGGGYYHYSYSVVRGCDRIVPVDVYVPGCPPTAEALLYGLIQLQNKIKRTNTIARS; this is encoded by the coding sequence ATGGAAGCGCAAAATCTGGAAAAAGGGTTCCTGACGACCACGGTCGATACCGTCGTCAACTGGACCCGTACCGGCTCGCTGTGGCCGATGACCTTCGGGCTCGCCTGTTGTGCGGTCGAGATGATGCACGCCGGTGCGGCGCGCTATGACCTCGACCGTTTCGGCATCGTGTTCCGTCCGTCGCCGCGCCAGTCCGACCTGATGATCGTCGCCGGCACGCTGTGCAACAAGATGGCGCCGGCGCTGCGCCGCGTCTACGACCAGATGCCCGAGCCGCGCTGGGTGCTGTCGATGGGCTCGTGTGCCAACGGTGGCGGTTACTACCACTATTCGTACTCGGTCGTTCGCGGTTGTGACCGCATCGTGCCGGTCGACGTCTACGTGCCGGGCTGTCCGCCGACCGCCGAGGCGCTGCTGTACGGCCTGATCCAGCTGCAGAACAAGATCAAGCGCACCAACACGATCGCGCGGAGCTGA
- a CDS encoding NADH-quinone oxidoreductase subunit C — translation MAKLNTLMESLERVLGDKLTGIKCVLDEVTIEIKPADFVAAATLLRDHDELRFEACVDVCGVDYSTYKDGVWEGSRFAAVYHLNSYANNQRLRLRMFALDDDFPIVPTSVEIWPGNNWFEREAFDLYGIVFEGHPDLRRILTDYGFVGHPFRKDFPTSGYVEMRYDPEQGRVIYQPVTIDPREITPRIIREENYGGV, via the coding sequence ATGGCCAAGCTGAATACCCTGATGGAAAGCCTCGAGCGCGTGCTCGGCGACAAGCTCACCGGCATCAAGTGCGTGCTCGACGAAGTGACGATCGAGATCAAGCCGGCCGACTTCGTCGCCGCCGCCACGCTGCTGCGCGATCACGACGAGCTGCGTTTCGAAGCCTGTGTCGACGTCTGCGGCGTCGACTACAGCACCTACAAAGACGGCGTGTGGGAGGGCTCGCGCTTTGCCGCGGTCTACCACCTCAATTCCTATGCCAACAACCAGCGCCTGCGCTTGCGCATGTTCGCGCTGGATGACGATTTCCCGATCGTGCCGACCTCGGTCGAGATCTGGCCGGGCAACAACTGGTTCGAGCGCGAAGCGTTCGACCTGTACGGCATCGTTTTCGAAGGCCACCCGGACCTGCGCCGCATCCTGACCGACTACGGTTTTGTCGGTCACCCGTTCCGCAAGGACTTCCCGACCTCGGGCTACGTCGAAATGCGTTACGACCCGGAACAAGGTCGCGTGATCTACCAGCCCGTCACCATCGATCCGCGCGAAATCACCCCGCGCATCATTCGCGAGGAGAACTACGGTGGCGTCTGA